GGCAGCCGGGAGCTGGTGGCGCAGGTGCCGGTGCTCGGCGCGACGGGGGACGACCTGGGGCGGCATCTGGGCACGGTCATGATCGGCGAGGCGTCCCCCACGGTGTGGCAGCGGCTGAGCGGCGCGTCCTCGTATCTGCCCGTCTACCTCGGCGTGGCGAGCGCGCTCGGCGTCGTCGGCTCCTGGCTGCTCGCCCGGCGCGTCAAACGGCAGACGCTGGGCCTGGAGCCGCGCGAGATCACCGGCCTTGCCGAGCACCGCGAGGCGATGCTGTACGGCATCGCCGAGGGCGTCGTCGCCCTCGATCCGCAGCACCGGGTGACCCTCGTCAACGACATGGGCAGGCGGCTGCTGGACCTGCCCGAGGACTGTGTCGGCCGCAACCTGGCCGAGCTCGGCATCGAGGGACGGCTGCTGGACGTCCTCGCCGGGGCGCGGAAGGAATCGGCGGACCCGAAGGACGAGGTCGTGGTCCGGCACGGCCGGGTCCTGGTGATGAACCGCATGACCGTGGTCAAGGACGGTCGGCCGCTCGGCTCCGTGACCACCCTGCGGGACCGCACCGAGCTGGCGAGGCTGGAACGCGAGATCGGCTCCTTCCGCTCCACCTCCGAGCTGCTGCGCGCGCAGACGCATGAGTTCGCCAACCAGCTGCACACCATCTCCGGGCTGATCCAGATCGGCGAGCAGGAGGAGGTGGTGCGCTACATCCGGGCGCTGAACCAGCGCCGCCAGTCGCTCGACATGTCCATCGGCCGCCGGGTCCGGGACACCGCCATCGCCGCCCTGCTGATGGCGAAGGCGTCCCAGGCCGCCGAGCGGAGGGTGGCCCTGCGCCTCTCGGACCGCACCGCGCTGGACCGGCTGACACCCGAGGACGCCGCCGATGTGGCGACCGTGGTCGGCAACCTGGTCGACAACGCCATCGACGCAGCCACGTCCGAGCACGGCGGTGGGAACAAGGACGGCGGCGGGGCCGGCGACGAGCCGTGGGTGGAGGTCGAGCTGCGCCAGGACCACACCAGTGTGGAGATCGTGGTGCGCGACTCCGGCCCCGGCGTCGCCCCCGGACTCGCCCAGGAGGTCTTCGCCCACGGCTTCACCACCAAGGCCGCCCGGGAGGGCGAGCGTGGCATCGGACTCGCGCTCACCCGGCTCGTCTGCGAGCGGCGCGGTGGTGAAATCGCGGTGACCAACACCAGTCAGGGCGCGATGTTCAGCGCCCGCATGTCCGTCAGCCACCCCGCCGACGCGGTGGCGGAAGGAGCGACCCGATGACCGAGTCGGCCGGCACGATCGATGTGCTCGTCGTGGACGACGACTTCATGGTGGCGCGCGTTCACCGCACCTTCGTGGAGCGGGTGGCGCCGTTCCGCGTCGTCGGCACCGCCCACACCGGCGAGCAGGCGATCGAGGCGGTCGACGCGCTCCGGCCCGACCTGGTCCTGCTCGACCTCTATCTGCCGGACCTCTTCGGCCTGGACGTCATCCCCCGGCTGCGCACCGCCGGGCACGACTGCGACGTCATGGTGATCACCGCGGCGCGGGAGGCCGACGCGGTGCGCGGCGCCGTCCGTCAGGGCGTGGTCGACTACCTCCTCAAGCCCTTCGACTACGAGGACCTCCAGCCCCGCCTGGAACGCTATGCGACCCAGCGCGGGCGGCTGCTCACCACGGTCGTCCGTGGCCAGGCGGATGTGGACCGCGTCCTGGCCGGGGCGTTCGCGC
This genomic interval from Streptomyces asiaticus contains the following:
- a CDS encoding response regulator, with the protein product MTESAGTIDVLVVDDDFMVARVHRTFVERVAPFRVVGTAHTGEQAIEAVDALRPDLVLLDLYLPDLFGLDVIPRLRTAGHDCDVMVITAAREADAVRGAVRQGVVDYLLKPFDYEDLQPRLERYATQRGRLLTTVVRGQADVDRVLAGAFAPPAGGALPKGLSVETAQLVERALREADGTVSAAEAATAIGISRVSARRYLEYFHATGHADVSLRYGTAGRPERRYSRRA
- a CDS encoding sensor histidine kinase, which gives rise to MVAAFRRQTLAGEMLLLQLAIVVVVLMAVAAVSLAQSEATFNRVEGRRVGALAEQLAAQPLVRSRLVGPSPAEALAPLVYSARVQSRVTSVTVADRHGRVVSSTNPTVLGDRLPLGEGVGRGRGWSGTLDWDGSRELVAQVPVLGATGDDLGRHLGTVMIGEASPTVWQRLSGASSYLPVYLGVASALGVVGSWLLARRVKRQTLGLEPREITGLAEHREAMLYGIAEGVVALDPQHRVTLVNDMGRRLLDLPEDCVGRNLAELGIEGRLLDVLAGARKESADPKDEVVVRHGRVLVMNRMTVVKDGRPLGSVTTLRDRTELARLEREIGSFRSTSELLRAQTHEFANQLHTISGLIQIGEQEEVVRYIRALNQRRQSLDMSIGRRVRDTAIAALLMAKASQAAERRVALRLSDRTALDRLTPEDAADVATVVGNLVDNAIDAATSEHGGGNKDGGGAGDEPWVEVELRQDHTSVEIVVRDSGPGVAPGLAQEVFAHGFTTKAAREGERGIGLALTRLVCERRGGEIAVTNTSQGAMFSARMSVSHPADAVAEGATR